The Neoarius graeffei isolate fNeoGra1 chromosome 10, fNeoGra1.pri, whole genome shotgun sequence sequence TTCACTGAATACCACTCTGACAGTCTCTGTATCTCGtctctgtatgctgactcatcTTCCCCTGTGATAAGTCTGATGGCacttgtgtcatcagcaaatttaATTATGATGTGCAGTCATTGGTGTAGAGGGAGTAAAGGACTGGATTCAGCACACAGCTTTAACTCACACTGGTATTTGCATCATAATGTGATTGCTGGATGAAAAGGCACATATTGTGTCTAATTAATTTAGAATCTGTCAGCTGGGGAAAGGATGGATATGAACCCACTTCCTGTGGCATATGTGGACTATCACATTTAATAGACCATAAAATCAGATTAAACAGAAATGCACAAATATTCCTTTAAGTGACTTAAATGACTCCTCTTCATCTGTCTCTAACATGTTTGGTCTTCTTTTCATTTTGTTACTAAATTGTGAGTCTCGACTGACAGTTTATAATAAGCCTGGGATAAATATATACTATGTGTAGAAAAGAGGCCTTGTGACTTACATTTAACTCCAGAACTGTTGACAACCTTCAGGAAAGTGAAAAATGTCTATATATAATAAACATGAGAGAAGATGAAGGTGAGGTTGGTGTTGTCAAATTTTAGTATTAATTTTCAGGTGCCACCCTCATACAAACAAGCTGTTTGAAAGGTTGCAAAAAAGAAGGTCTTCCCTTCCTCACAGAAATGCAGCATCTCAACTTCACCAACAATCAGAATTGTCTGTTGTCGtcaaatgggtggcatggtggtgtagtggttagcgctgtcgcctcacaggaagaaggttcttggttcgagcccagtggctgacaggggcctttcagtgtggagtttgcatggtctgcctgggtttcctctgggtgctctggtttcccccaaagacatgcagattaggctaactggtggctctaaattgactgtaggtgcatagacagataattttacttgataagacatcttagaataagtcggttgcaatctagaactaggtttaataatctaagaattggtgtcttgtattcttataataggaaatgctagattgtttcaactattttcaagatattttcacttgctaagatatcattttttgcagggtTCTTGGTAGGTGTTCAGAACATGGCAGTTGCTAGATTAACAAACAGATAATGACATCAAAACCACTTCCAAGTCAACGTTGAAATGGTAGTAGGAACACAAAAGCAATAGCCATCTCAGTCTCTGTATTTGAATAGTATTTAAATATTGTGGTCTGAAGCCACATGCACCAACCTAAGAATGTAAAGGAGTTTTAAATGTTCTGCATGGAGGAGTCGGCGCAAGATACATCTGCAAAGTTCTCTCACTTCCTTATACTTTAGAGGAAGAGGCACAGTGATGTTATTCTGTCAAGGGAAGGCTTCTCCTAGTTGTAATATGTTCTTCATTGCTCATTTCCATGCAGTATTCCAAGAACACTAGAGATGATTGTTAATATAATCTGAAAAAGGGATGTAAAGATGAAGCAATATGAAATATGAAGCAAACCTGTAGTGTGGATCAACTGATGGCCAGATACTTTCTTTGAATAGGAATTCTAACATACACACATTAGCTTAGCTGTGCTGTAGCTGTGTTGTGAGGGATCCACTTTGAGGTCTGTCTTTTCTAATTAGATTgtaaaatgcattttaaatactgTATAGTCCATAGGAACATGtacaaatacaaaaataaatgaatgtCTGAAAGCTGACCATCTGGGAAGGAGCTAAATCTCAACTGCCATCAGTGGAGGAATTTGTAGCATGCATTCAGCTTTTAATAAGTCATATGTTCCTGAACAGTGGAAAAACTTGGCACAAGGGCACATTACATCCTACCTACACTttttggccaaaagtatgtggacaccctaccatgacacccatatgtgcttgttgtacATCCTGTTCCAAAGGCATGGCTTTAATATggagctgcccccccccccccccctcctttgACGCTATAACAGCtttcactcttctgggaaggctttccattacACTGGAAAATAATGTTCCTGCAAAAAACAGCACAACTGGCAGAAGGGTTGCCATTAAAGGTACTGacagcaaagtcatctgaaattttcaaaaattttcattgtgcatgacattttcctatgtcttgtaaaaacaatatcatgcagacaagatgtgatcattttgatgtgctgagggtcacttttctctgttttgggaccattttcctacctcttgagatAAACAATATGGCCCTACGTAAATAGCCAAaagcgaggagctttaactaattagcataatgctggaactgtgtcacaccaagatggcaacatgcagaaaacattgtgactctgcttCGACCTTGGAGAGATTTGAGTTGtaggtaatttgtggttgacattcgcgaatTACTTTTGGTTGTGCTGCAAGATGGCCACACTTATGAGAGCTCTGAGATGTCTCAGCAAATTAGTGTTTATTACTGGCTCTTTTTGCACATACAACACTATCATGCATTTAATATGACCAATAAACTCTCTTGGAGTTACGACTGTCAGCCAGTTCTGACTTTAAATCAGCTTTTGATATCACGGACTCCACACTTCCCTGGGTCTTTTGTTTACTTGCACGATCCCAGAGGAAAACAAAGAGAGGGAAGTGTGCCGGAGTTCTGTGATGCTAACAACAGAGAAACAACAAGCTTCCTCTGCCCAGCATCCTGCTTGCTAATGTTCAGTCTTTGGACAACAAACTAGACGAGCTGCGTGCACGAATTAAACACCAAAGGGACATCAGAAACTGCTGCGTTTTGGCATTTACAGAGATGTGGCTGGAGCCCTGCATGCCTGACTGTGCTGTCACACCAGAGGGTTTCACTGTTTACCTGCAAGACAGAAAGAAGGACTCAGGCAAGTCAAGGGGATGGTGTGTGTGCTTTATGGTTAACTCATCATGGGTCATGGATGTTTGCATTTTAGCAAAGCACTGAACTGAACTAGATCcctgaaacaaaagatgaatatatattttctctgtAGTTGTTTTTGTgctattgtttctttctttgtaagATCAAAACAATAGGTGTGTAACAAtaggtgtgtaactccataccgtagagtcgagcccatgcatcctACAGCTAATATAGCTAAGCACTAAcaggaatgatttagttatctgtccagaaaaatgacgtcaTCTAACATTACTCTATTTTGCAGTTGCACTcaataggcaggctttccttttcatttctgctggcttttagctaGCGGGACAGTGGAGTCCGCGATGTCTGCccatgccaacttgttttggttaaaaggagGTCAAATGCCCCACGGTAGTCATATGATATTGTTGCATGCTTCAGTAATCTTcggaatcataaaatgcgggaaattttatctcggcaaaacatttacacataggatatatagtgtgtgcagcagcaaaacatcttgaaactccaacagcaacagaaatagaAATTTGCCcaaaattcaactttgcagtcaaaacCTTTACCATTATTTTACAGTCACTAAATTTACGGTTTTGAATTGTTAATGAAAAATATAGTATGAACTTGTTTTTGGAGTACTTTGACAGTATTTTACAGTTAACTGAAAAATCCATTATATAGCTGTTTTTGCTTTTACAGTGTCTTACAGTTGACTGTATTTTCTACACAGGTTTTAATGAACCTATTTTTCGGAAATTCTAGCTAATGTAAGCTGTTGAATCCTTGACATTGACATGCACATATTCAGTAATAAATACAAACTGGAAACATCACTGATATAATTTGAAATGATTTATGGATTAAATACAATTGCTACCCACTAAATAATTAGTAAGATGGTTGAGTATGAATGAAGAAAACAACTCCAGCTTCACACATgcttcatctttgctcttcctaaaaaataaaaaaaaaaaaacgaaaaaaacaaCAGTTGCGTGGTACTGTTAAAGATATTTCAGATTCAAGATGGACAGTTGATTAGCAGTAAAGTGCTGTATTTAAGGAATGCGTTATAGTTATGTTTAGAAAATGGTCAATGGAGTGTAATTTAACAGATTTTCTTTTGTATGAACAGGAAAGTGCTGTATTTTAAAACAATAGGTTAAAACTGTTGAAATCCTGCTGGAAATTAACTGCAATATTTtgtacgggtcagcagcaactcctccagcaccatcacactaaacacgggggccccccaaggatgtgtgctaagccccctcctcttcactttgctgacccacgactgcacaccaacatccagctcaaatatcttcattaagtttgtggatgacacgactgtggtgggtctcatcaacaacggcgatgagacaatctacaggagtgaggtgagccgcttggccatgtggtgcaaggacaacaatctccatctgaacgtggagaagacgaaggagattgttgtggacttcaggagagagcacacccagcatgctccactatctatcgacggtgctgcagtggagagggtgagcagcaccaagtttctgggtgtgcacatctctgaagacctgtcctggaacaacaacaccgcatcactggccaaaaaagcccaacagcgtctgtacttcctccgcaaactgaggagagcaagagtcccggcccccatcatgcacacattctacagaggcaccatcgagaacatcctgaccagctgcatcaccgtgtggtacggcgcctgcaccgtgtcctgctgcaagactctgcagcgcatcttgagagcagctgagaagataattggtgtctctctcccttctcttatggatatctataactcctgcctcacccgcaaagccatcaggattgcaggtgaccccacccacccatctcacagcctcttcagcctgctgccgtcggggaggagactgcggagtctccgggacaaaaccagcaggctcaagaacagtttctttcaccaggcggtcaggaagctcaactccctccctgttctgcccctcctcccccctctgcctcctgccacagattctgctcgcacacaccccttcagcatctgacatgtcatcctcacagtcccccccccaacacacacacacacacacacacacacacctcatcgttcattaacacactgaactcagggaccgcacatctcactttacctcgcccatttgcactattccgcactacctcatcttaacagctgctagtttgtttattctgcttatttcatgtttcatgtttacctgctatacctcaagtgcccttgactgtttggttatttgtaccaatttatgtgtgtgtgtatgtacagttgtgttcaaaataatagcagtgtgtttaaaaatgtgagtaaagctcaaaatccttataatagtttttatttccatgcattaggaacactgcacattatattctacatcaaaacatgaagaaaaatttatgaatattttaattactttacagaaaatgaagaaaaatgaacattgggctgttcaaaaaaatagcagtgtctgcatttttcattacaaactccaaatatttactgtataaactgaaaaaaatcttaaggatttagtattcctgtgaatcactaaactaatatttagttgtataaccacggtttctgagaacttctggcacctgtgaacaagtattccagcccaggatgatttgacaacattccacaattcctctgcatttcttggttttgcctcagaaacagcatttttgatgtcaccccacaagtttacgatcggattaaggtccggggattgggctggccactccataactttcattttgttggtcttgaaccctgatgctgctcgcttactggtgtgtttggggtcgttgtcttgttgaaacacccatttcaagggcatttcctcttcagcataaggcaacatgacctcttcaagtattttgatatatgcaaactgatccatgatccctggtatgcgataaatgggcccaacaccacagtaagagaaacattcccatatcatgatgcttgcaccaccatgcttcactgtcttcagagtgtactgtggcttgaattcagtgtttgggggtcgtctgaaaaactgtctgtggccctaggacccaaaaagaacaattttactttcatcagtccactaaatgtttttccatttctctttaggccagtcgatgtgttctttggcaaattgtatcctcttcagcacgtcttttttttaacagtggaactttgcgggggcttcttgccgatagattagcttcatacaggcatcttctaattgtcacagtactcacaggtaacttcagaccgtctttgatcaccctggagctgatcattggctgagtctttgccattctggctattcttcgatccattcgaatggtagtcttctgttttcttccatgtctctctggctttgctgtccattttaaagcactggagatcattttagctaagcagcccatcattttctgcacttctttacagtatatgttttacctctccaatcaacgttttaatcaaagcacgctgttcttctgaacaaagtctggaacgacccatgtttctcaggttttcagagagaaatgcatgtacaacatgtgctggcttcatccttaaattagggccacctgactgacatctgttttttcacagaatgaatgatctcactaattaaactccacactgctattattttgaacacgtccctttcacttaattattcgattacacagactcaggagcatgcatatcatgaatgttgggtctgttggttttctatgactctactacacctactggtaaattatttgccatgtagtaatataatttccaccaaaaacagtgattgatctggttagtcgtgttggactgctattattttgaacacaagtgtatatgagtgtttagtctagttactatctagagtgtttatactgtttatattgtctgtttgagtgtttagtctgtcttgttatctagtgtttatactgtttatttatattgtttatattgtttgagtgtttagtctagttcatatctagagtgttttatactgtttatattgtctgagtgtttagtctgtcctgttcttatctagtgtttatactgtttatttattctgtttacattgagtgtttagtctgtctagttcctatctagagtgtttatactgtttatattgtttttttttcaattattctatttttattctatttttatttattgcattgccagtttgcaccgtgggtcagagaggactgatatttcatctgtgctgtatgttgagcatgtatagcatatttgacaataaagttgacttgacttgacttgaatgctGCTGTGG is a genomic window containing:
- the LOC132893076 gene encoding uncharacterized protein LOC132893076, whose protein sequence is MWCKDNNLHLNVEKTKEIVVDFRREHTQHAPLSIDGAAVERVSSTKFLGVHISEDLSWNNNTASLAKKAQQRLYFLRKLRRARVPAPIMHTFYRGTIENILTSCITVWYGACTVSCCKTLQRILRAAEKIIGVSLPSLMDIYNSCLTRKAIRIAGDPTHPSHSLFSLLPSGRRLRSLRDKTSRLKNSFFHQAVRKLNSLPVLPLLPPLPPATDSARTHPFSI